From a region of the Panicum virgatum strain AP13 chromosome 2K, P.virgatum_v5, whole genome shotgun sequence genome:
- the LOC120691521 gene encoding uncharacterized protein LOC120691521 isoform X3: MPPPPRREGDRDATITCNCSKCRRLARDGSDGGDGEEVRPWASLAEDLVELIGWRVLAGDLLDYVRFRAVCSHWTKSTLRPRGRGIVDPRFHPRRWMMLPEGHGLYPGHPNLGGYVRFFSLSTGRFVRIHLPLFDDHIVLDSVDGLLLLLLHRDHGTTIRLLHPFTGDIAEFPPLSSLLQQMERYRYMSEDCKLRELRLYLWGLCAAVTVGVAGTITLMIAFGTRHRAAHATAGDQRWTLSASKIPISLVPPISFQGKVFGVSSKWSRDEPIVSIWQIDPPTPIVEGSHLLSLQPVQIIADCPVVSSMTRVNLVECSSELMLVGFPDTSYTELVVYSLADLIRGRVIPITDIGEHALFLGDRSLCVSSNKGFPSVPGNSITCNYRIPHDRQVGICCQRLIEHYHLGSGAWSLAIPKDNPPASPYTLVHHIFTCCFHSHWNKALMFNRAIRPDWSVKPNMWIGE, from the exons atgccgccgccgccgagacgAGAAGGCGACCGGGACGCCACAATCACGTGCAATTGCAGCAagtgccgccgcctcgcgcggGACGGATCCGATGGCGGTGATGGTGAAGAAGTGCGGCCATGGGCTTCGCTGGCCGAGGATCTGGTGGAGCTTATAGGGTGGCGTGTGCTGGCCGGCGACCTGCTGGATTACGTCCGCTTCCGCGCCGTCTGCTCCCACTGGACCAAGAGTACCCTCCGCCCGCGTGGCCGCGGCATTGTAGATCCGCGCTTCCACCCGCGACGGTGGATGATGTTGCCCGAAGGCCACGGACTCTACCCCGGCCACCCCAATCTCGGCGGGTACGTACGTTTCTTCAGCCTCTCCACGGGCAGGTTCGTCCGCATCCACCTGCCGCtctttgacgaccacatcgtcCTCGATTCGGTagatggcctcctcctcctgctgctgcaccGGGACCATGGCACCAccatccgcctcctccacccctTCACCGGCGACATCGCCGAGTTCCCACCGCTGTCATCTCTTCTGCAGCAGATGGAGCGCTACCGCTACATGAGCGAGGATTGCAagctccgcgagctccgccttTACCTCTGGGGACTTTGTGCCGCCGTTACCGTGGGTGTCGCCGGGACCATCACCCTGATGATAGCCTTTGGCACGAGACACCGTGCAGCCCACGCCACGGCCGGTGACCAGCGCTGGACCCTCTCCGCTAGCAAGATCCCGATTTCGCTGGTACCACCAATTTCTTTCCAGGGCAAAGTGTTCGGCGTGTCATCAAAGTGGTCTCGTGACGAGCCCATTGTTAGTATCTGGCAGATTGATCCGCCTACACCAATTGTTGAGGGTTCGCACTTGCTATCTCTGCAGCCAGTGCAGATTATTGCCGATTGCCCAGTGGTCTCCTCTATGACCAGAGTCAACCTGGTAGAATGCAGCTCAGAGCTCATGCTCGTTGGTTTTCCTGACACCTCATATACAGAACTAGTAGTTTACAGTCTTGCTGATCTTATTAGAGGAAGAGTTATCCCTATAACAGACATCGGAGAGCATGCCCTCTTCCTTGGTGATCGATCCTTGTGTGTCTCATCTAACAAGGGGTTCCCTTCTGTTCCGGGCAACTCAATCACCTGCAATTATAGAATTCCACACGACAGGCAGGTGGGAATATGTTGCCAGAGACTTATTGAGCATTACCATCTAGGTAGTGGTGCCTGGTCTCTAGCCATACCCAAGGATAATCCCCCAGCGAGCCCTTACACACTCGTGCATCATATTTTCACCTGTTGTTTCCACAGCCACTG GAATAAAGCACTCATGTTCAACAGAGCTATAAGACCTGATTGGTCGGTGAAGCCAAATATGTGGATAGGC
- the LOC120691521 gene encoding uncharacterized protein LOC120691521 isoform X2 encodes MPPPPRREGDRDATITCNCSKCRRLARDGSDGGDGEEVRPWASLAEDLVELIGWRVLAGDLLDYVRFRAVCSHWTKSTLRPRGRGIVDPRFHPRRWMMLPEGHGLYPGHPNLGGYVRFFSLSTGRFVRIHLPLFDDHIVLDSVDGLLLLLLHRDHGTTIRLLHPFTGDIAEFPPLSSLLQQMERYRYMSEDCKLRELRLYLWGLCAAVTVGVAGTITLMIAFGTRHRAAHATAGDQRWTLSASKIPISLVPPISFQGKVFGVSSKWSRDEPIVSIWQIDPPTPIVEGSHLLSLQPVQIIADCPVVSSMTRVNLVECSSELMLVGFPDTSYTELVVYSLADLIRGRVIPITDIGEHALFLGDRSLCVSSNKGFPSVPGNSITCNYRIPHDRQVGICCQRLIEHYHLGSGAWSLAIPKDNPPASPYTLVHHIFTCCFHSHWNKALMFNRAIRPDWSVKPNMWIGS; translated from the exons atgccgccgccgccgagacgAGAAGGCGACCGGGACGCCACAATCACGTGCAATTGCAGCAagtgccgccgcctcgcgcggGACGGATCCGATGGCGGTGATGGTGAAGAAGTGCGGCCATGGGCTTCGCTGGCCGAGGATCTGGTGGAGCTTATAGGGTGGCGTGTGCTGGCCGGCGACCTGCTGGATTACGTCCGCTTCCGCGCCGTCTGCTCCCACTGGACCAAGAGTACCCTCCGCCCGCGTGGCCGCGGCATTGTAGATCCGCGCTTCCACCCGCGACGGTGGATGATGTTGCCCGAAGGCCACGGACTCTACCCCGGCCACCCCAATCTCGGCGGGTACGTACGTTTCTTCAGCCTCTCCACGGGCAGGTTCGTCCGCATCCACCTGCCGCtctttgacgaccacatcgtcCTCGATTCGGTagatggcctcctcctcctgctgctgcaccGGGACCATGGCACCAccatccgcctcctccacccctTCACCGGCGACATCGCCGAGTTCCCACCGCTGTCATCTCTTCTGCAGCAGATGGAGCGCTACCGCTACATGAGCGAGGATTGCAagctccgcgagctccgccttTACCTCTGGGGACTTTGTGCCGCCGTTACCGTGGGTGTCGCCGGGACCATCACCCTGATGATAGCCTTTGGCACGAGACACCGTGCAGCCCACGCCACGGCCGGTGACCAGCGCTGGACCCTCTCCGCTAGCAAGATCCCGATTTCGCTGGTACCACCAATTTCTTTCCAGGGCAAAGTGTTCGGCGTGTCATCAAAGTGGTCTCGTGACGAGCCCATTGTTAGTATCTGGCAGATTGATCCGCCTACACCAATTGTTGAGGGTTCGCACTTGCTATCTCTGCAGCCAGTGCAGATTATTGCCGATTGCCCAGTGGTCTCCTCTATGACCAGAGTCAACCTGGTAGAATGCAGCTCAGAGCTCATGCTCGTTGGTTTTCCTGACACCTCATATACAGAACTAGTAGTTTACAGTCTTGCTGATCTTATTAGAGGAAGAGTTATCCCTATAACAGACATCGGAGAGCATGCCCTCTTCCTTGGTGATCGATCCTTGTGTGTCTCATCTAACAAGGGGTTCCCTTCTGTTCCGGGCAACTCAATCACCTGCAATTATAGAATTCCACACGACAGGCAGGTGGGAATATGTTGCCAGAGACTTATTGAGCATTACCATCTAGGTAGTGGTGCCTGGTCTCTAGCCATACCCAAGGATAATCCCCCAGCGAGCCCTTACACACTCGTGCATCATATTTTCACCTGTTGTTTCCACAGCCACTG GAATAAAGCACTCATGTTCAACAGAGCTATAAGACCTGATTGGTCGGTGAAGCCAAATATGTGGATAGGC AGCTGA
- the LOC120695542 gene encoding uncharacterized protein LOC120695542 — MAAMKHLLRYVAGTIDYGLAYTSNAELNLVGYNDSDMAGDVDDRKSSSGILYFLDGNPVAWQSQKQRVVALSSCEAEYIAGAAAACQGVWLRRLLQDVVGAGVSPPQLKMDNQSAIALSKNPQGKQKTRWFFWPHQNPVSCVCALLRVLPVRGFVFLDSGDRPNPGEGWNIEGFWRTSCYHLEEDAPKKKNEDKEIERFSDRKRKTHNKREAVASYLKLTPSNFPAELVQGSRRGQVSNKKLRWDKDSDEHAFEVFEKLEEKHKEGDFGERKVADSK, encoded by the exons ATGGCGGCGATGAAGCACTTGCTCCGGTACGTGGCTGGCACGATTGACTACGGCTTGGCGTACACCAGCAACGCCGAGCTCAACCTCGTCGGCTACAACGACAGTGACATGGCCGGCGATGTCGACGACCGGAAGAGTTCGAGCGGCATCCTCTACTTCCTAGACGGCAACCCGGTAGCGTGGCAGTCGCAGAAGCAGCGCGTGGTGGCATTGTCTTCGTGCGAAGCAGAGTATATCGCcggggcagcagcagcttgcCAGGGTGTCTGGCTCCGGCGGCTGCTGCAGGACGTGGTGGGCGCCGGCGTGTCTCCACCTCAACTCAAGATGGACAACCAGTCCGCGATCGCCCTCAGCAAGAATCCG CAAGGAAAACAGAAAACGCGGTGGTTTTTTTGGCCGCACCAAAATCCAGTCTCGTGTGTGTGTGCGCTTCTGCGTGTTTTGCCAGTTCGCGGCTTCGTCTTCCTCGACTCCGGCGACCGGCCCAACCCCGGCGAGGGTTGGAACATCGAGGGGTTCTGGAGGACTTCCTGCTACCACCTAGAGGAGGATGCTCCCAAGAAAA AGAATGAAGACAAAGAGATTGAAAGATTTTCTGATAGGAAACGCAAGACACATAACAAACGTGAAGCTGTTGCATCATATCTCAAACTAACACCTTCAAATTTCCCTGCTGAACTAGTACAAG GTTCTAGAAGGGGGCAAGTAAGCAACAAGAAACTCCGCTGGGATAAAGATTCAG ATGAGCATGCTTTTGAAGTGTTTGAGAAGCTTGAAGAGAAACACAAG gaaggtgatttcggTGAAAGAAAGGTGGCCGATTCAAAataa
- the LOC120691521 gene encoding uncharacterized protein LOC120691521 isoform X1, whose translation MPPPPRREGDRDATITCNCSKCRRLARDGSDGGDGEEVRPWASLAEDLVELIGWRVLAGDLLDYVRFRAVCSHWTKSTLRPRGRGIVDPRFHPRRWMMLPEGHGLYPGHPNLGGYVRFFSLSTGRFVRIHLPLFDDHIVLDSVDGLLLLLLHRDHGTTIRLLHPFTGDIAEFPPLSSLLQQMERYRYMSEDCKLRELRLYLWGLCAAVTVGVAGTITLMIAFGTRHRAAHATAGDQRWTLSASKIPISLVPPISFQGKVFGVSSKWSRDEPIVSIWQIDPPTPIVEGSHLLSLQPVQIIADCPVVSSMTRVNLVECSSELMLVGFPDTSYTELVVYSLADLIRGRVIPITDIGEHALFLGDRSLCVSSNKGFPSVPGNSITCNYRIPHDRQVGICCQRLIEHYHLGSGAWSLAIPKDNPPASPYTLVHHIFTCCFHSHWNKALMFNRAIRPDWSVKPNMWIGTAKVVVTYDLFLRKTRISIGQQKL comes from the exons atgccgccgccgccgagacgAGAAGGCGACCGGGACGCCACAATCACGTGCAATTGCAGCAagtgccgccgcctcgcgcggGACGGATCCGATGGCGGTGATGGTGAAGAAGTGCGGCCATGGGCTTCGCTGGCCGAGGATCTGGTGGAGCTTATAGGGTGGCGTGTGCTGGCCGGCGACCTGCTGGATTACGTCCGCTTCCGCGCCGTCTGCTCCCACTGGACCAAGAGTACCCTCCGCCCGCGTGGCCGCGGCATTGTAGATCCGCGCTTCCACCCGCGACGGTGGATGATGTTGCCCGAAGGCCACGGACTCTACCCCGGCCACCCCAATCTCGGCGGGTACGTACGTTTCTTCAGCCTCTCCACGGGCAGGTTCGTCCGCATCCACCTGCCGCtctttgacgaccacatcgtcCTCGATTCGGTagatggcctcctcctcctgctgctgcaccGGGACCATGGCACCAccatccgcctcctccacccctTCACCGGCGACATCGCCGAGTTCCCACCGCTGTCATCTCTTCTGCAGCAGATGGAGCGCTACCGCTACATGAGCGAGGATTGCAagctccgcgagctccgccttTACCTCTGGGGACTTTGTGCCGCCGTTACCGTGGGTGTCGCCGGGACCATCACCCTGATGATAGCCTTTGGCACGAGACACCGTGCAGCCCACGCCACGGCCGGTGACCAGCGCTGGACCCTCTCCGCTAGCAAGATCCCGATTTCGCTGGTACCACCAATTTCTTTCCAGGGCAAAGTGTTCGGCGTGTCATCAAAGTGGTCTCGTGACGAGCCCATTGTTAGTATCTGGCAGATTGATCCGCCTACACCAATTGTTGAGGGTTCGCACTTGCTATCTCTGCAGCCAGTGCAGATTATTGCCGATTGCCCAGTGGTCTCCTCTATGACCAGAGTCAACCTGGTAGAATGCAGCTCAGAGCTCATGCTCGTTGGTTTTCCTGACACCTCATATACAGAACTAGTAGTTTACAGTCTTGCTGATCTTATTAGAGGAAGAGTTATCCCTATAACAGACATCGGAGAGCATGCCCTCTTCCTTGGTGATCGATCCTTGTGTGTCTCATCTAACAAGGGGTTCCCTTCTGTTCCGGGCAACTCAATCACCTGCAATTATAGAATTCCACACGACAGGCAGGTGGGAATATGTTGCCAGAGACTTATTGAGCATTACCATCTAGGTAGTGGTGCCTGGTCTCTAGCCATACCCAAGGATAATCCCCCAGCGAGCCCTTACACACTCGTGCATCATATTTTCACCTGTTGTTTCCACAGCCACTG GAATAAAGCACTCATGTTCAACAGAGCTATAAGACCTGATTGGTCGGTGAAGCCAAATATGTGGATAGGC ACAGCAAAGGTTGTTGTGACTTATGATCTTTTTTTAAGGAAAACCCGCATTTCGATCGGCCAGCAAAAGTTATGA